TTTATTCCTAGTAGTTTGTTTTCTCAATCGAAGATATCAATAAGATTAGATTAGTAATTTGAAGTTACTTAAAAATCACCTAAAGGAACATAGGCTTCAAATGCAATTTACTACTCATATGACCTTGTCCTAGAATGATTTATCACACTTTCGTTCCATagaaaaaaaataataccactATTATTACGTGATTTACATTCTCAGCTAGTCTCTACTTTATATTATACTTAGAGATCTAGCTATATAATTACAGAACGCAATGTTGGTCaagcattaaaaaaaattgttggtcAAGCATCTCCAATAATGTTTTTCACTACACCTTATAGTAGTTCTTCATAGTTTTATCTCAGCTCATTGgttataaaacaaaataaaaaggtgATTTAGGAGACACTGTTTTCCTACTTTTGAGTGTCAAGGCAAATAGGCAATCACTCAATAATAAGTTGCGTGAATTCGAAATTGCTCCGACAAGAATTAAGATTTGTGTCTACTAGACCCCCTACATCACCACCTGGTTCCCAAAAATTGCTGGCCAAATTAATCATCAATTCCAAAAAATTGACTGGAAAAAAAATGATTAAGCATTGAGTGTACTAAACTTCTCATGACCCTGCATCTGATCACATCCCTTCTATATAAACCTTAGCTCCCTCTTAACAATTTTCCTATCAAACAAACACAACAAAAGCCATTCTCTCTTCATATAATATACTATTATAGCTTGAGCAAAATTCCTTGTTATATTTCTCAAAAAAATGGAAAAACTTGTCCTTCCCCTAATTTTACTTTTCATTTTCTCTATCTTTGTTGTTGATGGTGCAACTGTGTCTAAATTCGTACAGTCACAATGCAGACGCACTCGTTATCCAGATCTATGTGTGAGTTCTCTAGCAACCCATgtaaatccaacatcacaagatCCTCAAGAAATAGCTCAAGTTGCCTTAAAAGTGAGCATAGTTAAGGCAGTATACACAAAAAACTACTTGAAGATGGTGTCCAAAGAACTCAAACAAAACAAGGCTAAGGAGTATCAAGCGGTGAAAGATTGTTTAGATCAAATATCAGATAGCGTTTCTCAGCTCACAAATTCATTCAAAGAGTTTCAGCACATGAAGGGTGCAGAATATAGTGAAGGGGATTTTGCATGGTGTCAAAACAATGTTCAAACTTGGCTTAGTACAGTGTTGACCGATACATATATTTGTATGGATGGGTTTTATGGGTCACCCATGGGTGGTAAGACGATGGCTATGATTAACGCTAGGGTTCTTAATGTTGCACAAGTTACTAGCAATACTTTGGCTTTGTTTAATGGATTTGCAGCTTGGCATAAGGCTAATTCTAATGGTGGTAGCTACGGGAAAAATCAACCTTAAAGAAGGTTATAATAAATTTTATGAGTGTTTCAGCTAGCTAGTTGTGATCATGTGAACTTTGTGTCTTGATGGTGTATACATACATAGCACATGTTTGTAAACATGAATAATACCATGAATCAATGTGAATATGATATTTTGCATATCttgtaaaagaaaggaaaataattttGTTTGGTTAAATGAAAACAATATTCTTTTGCTAGAGGTCTTTTGGTTTGTTCAATATTTGTTCTGTTGTGCTCGAGCCAGGGGGGATTTAAAGGGAGCCGAGGGTGTTCGAACACCCTccgcaaaaaattacagtgtatatatagggtagattttctgtgtttatgtacattTATTAACTTTTGAATACTCTGAACAAATGCAAAAAGTTAGCTTAAGTggtccagggtgttcaaaattgtgtTTAGCGTCCTAATCCTAGGTTCGATTCCCATCGAGTAGTTTTCACCCGCCATAGCTAAAAAAGAATTTTCAGCTGTAGCCTAATGCTAAAAAATTCAGCGTCGCTCCTTCACTTTATTTATGTGCTTACCTCATTAATGGCTCCTCCTTGCTTCCACCAAAATCcccactttaaaaaaaaaatatatcaaaatcCACTATTAATATGATCCTATTTCAGATCCAAAAATAAGACGATCATCATCTCTCACAATTTCGTCCTTCCTCGCTCTTAATCCAATTTTATTTTCGTTTTTTCTGTATGAAATTCATCCACAATATAAAGTGTATTATAAAGTGTATACACAttatataataatgtataagagatGTGTATACATCCATAAACACTGCTATACAATACTTATACATTGTATAGGTAATGTATCTATCATATAAATAGTGGTATAATCGTGTATATACAttgtataactatgtataaagtgTATACACAttatataataatgtataagagatGTGCATACATCCATATACACTGCTATACAATACTTATACACCGTATAAGTAATGTATCTATATTATTTAAATAGTGTATATACGTTGTATAACTATGTATAACAGTGTAGATACACCTATCATACACATTTATCATACAAAAACACCACCCCACTGCCATTACACCTCCATTTTAACACCATAATCaccaaacaagaaaaaaaaaaaaaaaaaactggaagtAGATACAGAAGTCGTCCACCAATTTGCTATTGAACCTTTTTCATTTCAGATCTGAAAGCTTTTCCTCTTTGAGATGGGAGTTATAAAACATCCGTTGCCATCCTTATTTTATTCGGACTAAAGACCTTAAATTTGACTTTGTAGCaaggaggagaaaaagaaagaaacaaatgctctctctgtttcaatttgtttgaatctattttctttttagtctgtgccctctgtttcaatttgtttgaacttattttctttttaatatgtGCCAAAATGAATAACTttttttctaatttggaaacaaattcactttatgaatgatttacagccacacaaattttcaagacttattttgaatcatAACTTTTAAAAGTCTTCCCCCTTATTTAAATATCATACCTAGTCAAATGGATtcgtataaattgaaacggagagaatAAGAAAGAGCGAAAGATGGAAagatggagagagagagagatggacATCTGGAAAGAAGAACAAAAAGAGACACAGGGGGTTGATTGAAAAGACAGTCACTTGGGAGAGAGATAAGGGAGTGGTGACCAAGTTTAACACTTAATTGGGCTAAATCGGGTAAGAATAATAATTGAGCTAATTTCTCTAAACTAGATGAGTGAATGGTCATGAGCCTTAATTTCCCTATTTTCAATTTCGTATTTATCCCCAATTATTGACTTGACTTTGTTTGTTCAAAGGTTAAgattaatacaatttctacttCCATATACCAACTGGTAGCCCAACAGAATTCTAAGCTGATTCGACTACTAAAATTCGAAGAAATTGCACGATTTGTGCTTCAAatgactggtctttaatttttgtccttcagaATCAAACTTATTCCTAACAGGGTATAAATTCTTTAAGGCACAAAatataacttgtgagatattatgatgcaaaaatataaattaatGTCTTGCGAAAAAGTTGTTTGCTTTAAGGAGCAAAAATCAAAGATCAGCACAAAACAGGAGCAAAAGTGCAATGACCCCTAAAATTCTTGGTTCATTCATGAGACAGCCCAACGCACAAAAGCCCATGAAGAAAATTGGTCATAGCAAAGCCAATTATGGGCTGGACAGCAATTCGTTTCATTTTTCTGTGCGGATtggccttcttttggggtggtctttaattgggtccggaatcaaaatgccccaaaaaaaccattttgaaccaaaataccccagtaATAAAAATAATGTTACAAAAgtgcctttagcgcagtaaaataccgCGTTATAGCACTTCACgaagacggagccgttaagtgctttagcgcagtattttactacgctatgcaaatgtttctctcacctatagcgcagcATTTTACTACGCTATAGGACTCattctctcacctatagcgcagtaaaatactgcactatATGACCCAACTAAAACCccgtcgggttccaccactggtccctccagtggcaaaaaaattgaaaaatgccATTGGAGGCGATAccaaggtggtccccacatccaaaaaatgtcgttttctattaaatttcgtccggaaagtttagattctcggtatattcaagtcaaggagcaagattctaagttcgaattttgggaaaaagcggcgtacaactcgattaaaataactctacaaaaaatcttcgattaaggttttctactatgaacttttgttattattttgttatgtacattatattctaagcatgcttagcatttaatccttgctattttccaaaaaaaaaaaaaaaaaaaaaaaaatcttgctcttgttcggactgggcagtggcttttgccactgttcctatttttattttttttgtttaattcattatttgttaaatgtttatgaattgttaatttgttaaatgtttatgaattgttaatttgctatatgtttatgagttgttaatttgtaattatttatgaattgttaatgaattattatttttgttaattgtttatttgttaaatattgtttatgaattgaaagaagttgattggtaatgaattattatgttgttaacactttgtttggatgattgttatgtattgttttgacatttatcgtattgtgttgtattgtataggaccaaatcagtggttacataaaataggacctttcgtcgttacataacaataaaattaaagtaacaatcaaagcaaaaattttattta
The sequence above is a segment of the Lycium barbarum isolate Lr01 chromosome 6, ASM1917538v2, whole genome shotgun sequence genome. Coding sequences within it:
- the LOC132645732 gene encoding 21 kDa protein-like translates to MEKLVLPLILLFIFSIFVVDGATVSKFVQSQCRRTRYPDLCVSSLATHVNPTSQDPQEIAQVALKVSIVKAVYTKNYLKMVSKELKQNKAKEYQAVKDCLDQISDSVSQLTNSFKEFQHMKGAEYSEGDFAWCQNNVQTWLSTVLTDTYICMDGFYGSPMGGKTMAMINARVLNVAQVTSNTLALFNGFAAWHKANSNGGSYGKNQP